A region of Photobacterium sanguinicancri DNA encodes the following proteins:
- the sohB gene encoding protease SohB: MDFLFDYGLFLAKIATVVIAIVGILIVAKGLNGRHGSPKGELEVTDLTEQYKHTVHQLEGHLYDKALLKAKEKVEKKEEKAKDKVRQEEVKKAAKEGELSHARDPRLFVLDFHGSIDAKEVTSLREEITAILAVAIEGDEVLLRLETGGGMVHGYGLASSQLDRLKAAGIKLTISVDKVAASGGYMMACVADKIISAPFAIVGSIGVIAQLPNFNKILKKNDIEFEQITAGEFKRTLTMFGENTDKARDKFQDEIEETHGLFKDFIAVHRPELDLEKVATGEHWFGRQAHDLGLVDEIGTSDDYITKACKEREVLNIRYVRRKKLAEKLAGATGEAADILLLKWISRGQRPIV, translated from the coding sequence TTGGATTTTTTGTTTGATTACGGCTTATTTCTAGCCAAAATCGCCACAGTTGTTATAGCGATTGTCGGTATTCTTATTGTCGCTAAAGGTTTAAACGGTCGCCATGGTTCACCAAAAGGTGAATTAGAAGTTACAGATTTAACTGAGCAATATAAACATACTGTGCACCAACTCGAAGGGCACCTTTATGATAAAGCCCTACTAAAAGCAAAAGAAAAAGTTGAGAAAAAAGAAGAAAAAGCGAAAGACAAAGTACGCCAGGAAGAAGTAAAAAAAGCGGCAAAAGAGGGAGAGCTATCCCATGCTCGCGATCCTCGGTTGTTTGTTTTAGATTTCCACGGCAGCATTGATGCGAAAGAAGTGACATCACTACGTGAAGAAATCACGGCTATTTTAGCGGTAGCGATTGAAGGTGATGAAGTATTGCTTCGCCTAGAAACTGGCGGTGGCATGGTTCATGGCTATGGCTTGGCTTCATCGCAGCTTGATCGTCTAAAAGCCGCGGGCATTAAACTGACAATCTCAGTGGATAAAGTTGCAGCAAGTGGTGGTTACATGATGGCGTGTGTTGCCGATAAAATCATTTCTGCTCCGTTTGCTATTGTGGGTTCTATCGGCGTTATTGCCCAACTCCCTAACTTCAATAAGATCTTGAAAAAGAACGATATTGAGTTTGAACAAATTACTGCAGGCGAGTTTAAACGTACGCTAACAATGTTCGGTGAAAACACGGATAAAGCCCGCGATAAATTCCAAGATGAAATCGAAGAAACGCACGGATTATTCAAAGATTTCATTGCGGTACATCGCCCTGAGTTAGATCTTGAGAAAGTGGCGACAGGTGAGCACTGGTTTGGTCGACAAGCACATGATCTTGGCTTAGTTGATGAAATTGGCACTAGTGATGACTATATTACTAAGGCGTGCAAAGAGCGTGAAGTGTTGAATATTCGATATGTTCGCCGTAAAAAGCTGGCCGAAAAGTTAGCGGGTGCAACAGGTGAAGCCGCAGATATCCTGTTACTTAAATGGATCAGTCGTGGTCAGCGACCAATCGTATAG
- a CDS encoding DUF805 domain-containing protein — translation MNQKWALFSFKGRMRRRDYWLYSLPVLFVTIPVFMYSSPENTGTNPMADILAMVVLGFVMWASMALNIKRLHDRNKSAWWVVVTFLPLIGPIFALVELGILKGTEGDNQFGPDPKGGSTPPSSRPNDDDKESMTIEM, via the coding sequence ATGAACCAGAAATGGGCACTTTTTTCATTTAAAGGGCGTATGCGACGACGTGATTACTGGCTATATAGTTTGCCAGTATTATTCGTCACGATTCCTGTTTTTATGTATAGCTCACCTGAGAATACAGGTACTAACCCTATGGCTGATATATTAGCTATGGTGGTGCTGGGCTTTGTTATGTGGGCATCAATGGCACTTAATATTAAGCGTCTGCATGATCGCAATAAAAGTGCTTGGTGGGTTGTGGTGACTTTCCTTCCTTTAATTGGTCCTATCTTTGCTTTAGTGGAGTTAGGTATTTTGAAAGGTACGGAAGGGGATAATCAATTTGGCCCCGATCCTAAAGGTGGCTCAACGCCGCCTTCATCACGTCCGAACGATGATGATAAAGAGAGTATGACCATAGAAATGTAA
- a CDS encoding YciN family protein: MSDKTSISSNDLLMIANQEIQDHDGFLDGMRATSVEEKDGVLVFKGEYFLDDNGLPTAKTTAVFNMFKYLAHQLSPKFTLES, from the coding sequence ATGAGCGACAAAACTTCTATTTCATCCAATGACCTATTAATGATTGCGAACCAAGAAATTCAAGATCACGATGGATTTCTCGATGGCATGCGTGCCACATCTGTTGAAGAAAAAGACGGCGTACTTGTCTTTAAAGGTGAGTACTTTCTTGACGACAATGGGTTACCTACCGCAAAAACAACTGCGGTTTTCAATATGTTTAAATACCTAGCCCACCAGCTGTCGCCAAAATTTACGCTAGAAAGCTAA
- the topA gene encoding type I DNA topoisomerase: MGKSLVIVESPAKAKTINKYLGKDFIVKSSVGHVRDLPTGARSTGKKAAATSTKGLSPEEKARIKKEKDRKSLIGKMGVDPYNDWAAQYEVLPGKEKVVSELQKLAKDADFVYLATDLDREGEAIAWHLREIIGGDDARYKRVVFNEITKNAIQQAFEQPGELNIDGVNAQQARRFLDRVVGFMVSPLLWKKVARGLSAGRVQSVAVKLIVEREREIKAFTPEEFWDIHANTQTVGSDALRLMVTQQAGKAFRPENETDAMAAKSVLDSATYTVADREDRPTSSKPSAPYITSTLQQAASTRLGYGVKRTMGLAQRLYEAGYITYMRTDSTNLSKEAVESAREFIASEYGDNYLPENANVYGSKGNAQEAHEAIRPSSVEVQAEHLEGMDQDAVKLYDLIWRQFVACQMMPAKYDSSTITVSAADFTLKAKGRTMRFAGWTHVQRPSGKNEDTTLPMVHVGETLTLTELEPKQHFTKPPARFTEAALVKELEKRGIGRPSTYASIISTIQDRGYVRVDMRRFFAEKMGEIVSDRLDQSFADLMDFDFTARMEGNLDKIAEGEKNWKQVLDQFFSDFTAELEKAELDEGEGGMKPNNIVETDIECPTCSRPMGIRTASTGVFLGCTGYALPPKERCKTTINLGDEDGIINVLEEDVETAALRAKKRCPKCDTAMDAYLIDQDRKLHVCGNNPSCDGYIVEKGEFVLKGYDGPVIECDKCGSDMELKNGRFGKYMGCTSEDCKNTRKILKNGEIAPPKEDPVHLPELPCTQDSNAYFVLRDGASGLFMAASTFPKSRETRAPLVEELVRFKDRLSPKFTYLTDAPTEDPDGRPTVVRFSRKTKENYVRSEVDGKPSGWTGLYIGGKWEITDKRKKPKKEKEDDAE; the protein is encoded by the coding sequence ATGGGTAAATCTCTCGTTATTGTGGAGTCCCCTGCCAAAGCCAAGACGATTAACAAGTACTTGGGTAAGGACTTCATTGTAAAGTCAAGCGTTGGTCACGTTCGTGATTTGCCAACGGGTGCGCGTAGTACCGGCAAGAAAGCCGCTGCGACTTCAACCAAAGGGTTAAGTCCAGAAGAAAAAGCACGTATCAAGAAAGAAAAAGATCGTAAATCGCTCATCGGAAAAATGGGTGTTGACCCATATAACGATTGGGCGGCTCAGTACGAAGTGCTTCCAGGCAAAGAAAAAGTTGTCAGTGAACTTCAAAAACTCGCGAAAGACGCTGACTTCGTCTATCTCGCAACCGATTTGGACCGCGAAGGGGAAGCTATTGCGTGGCACCTTCGTGAGATCATCGGCGGCGATGATGCACGTTACAAACGAGTGGTTTTCAACGAAATCACCAAAAATGCAATTCAGCAGGCATTTGAACAGCCGGGTGAATTAAACATTGATGGTGTAAATGCCCAGCAAGCGCGTCGATTCCTTGATCGCGTAGTTGGCTTTATGGTTTCTCCACTTTTGTGGAAAAAAGTCGCTCGTGGCTTGTCAGCAGGTCGTGTTCAATCAGTAGCGGTTAAGCTAATTGTTGAGCGCGAACGTGAGATCAAAGCGTTTACACCTGAAGAGTTCTGGGATATTCACGCGAATACTCAAACTGTAGGTAGTGATGCACTGCGCTTAATGGTAACGCAGCAGGCGGGTAAAGCATTCCGTCCTGAAAACGAAACGGATGCAATGGCTGCTAAGTCTGTGCTTGATAGCGCAACTTATACCGTGGCAGATCGTGAAGATCGCCCGACAAGCAGTAAACCATCTGCACCTTACATTACATCGACGCTACAACAAGCGGCGAGTACACGTTTAGGTTATGGCGTTAAGCGTACAATGGGCCTTGCTCAACGTTTGTATGAAGCGGGTTACATTACGTATATGCGTACTGACTCCACCAACCTTTCGAAAGAAGCGGTTGAGTCTGCACGTGAGTTCATTGCATCTGAGTACGGTGATAATTACCTACCAGAGAATGCGAATGTATACGGTAGTAAAGGCAATGCTCAAGAAGCGCACGAAGCTATTCGTCCTTCAAGTGTTGAAGTACAAGCTGAACACCTAGAAGGCATGGATCAAGACGCTGTTAAACTGTACGACCTTATTTGGCGTCAGTTTGTGGCTTGTCAGATGATGCCTGCGAAGTACGACTCAAGTACGATCACAGTATCGGCTGCAGACTTCACGCTGAAAGCGAAAGGTCGCACCATGCGTTTTGCTGGTTGGACACACGTACAGCGTCCGTCTGGTAAGAATGAAGATACGACACTGCCTATGGTTCACGTTGGCGAGACATTAACGCTAACTGAACTTGAGCCTAAGCAACACTTCACCAAGCCGCCAGCACGCTTTACAGAAGCAGCATTGGTTAAAGAGCTTGAGAAGCGCGGCATTGGCCGTCCATCGACTTACGCTTCGATCATTTCTACGATTCAAGATCGTGGCTATGTGCGTGTTGATATGCGCCGTTTCTTTGCTGAGAAAATGGGTGAAATCGTCTCAGACCGTTTGGACCAGTCGTTTGCTGATCTAATGGACTTTGATTTTACCGCTCGCATGGAAGGTAACTTAGATAAAATCGCAGAAGGTGAAAAGAACTGGAAACAAGTTCTTGATCAATTCTTCAGTGACTTCACCGCAGAGCTTGAAAAAGCAGAGCTTGATGAAGGCGAAGGTGGCATGAAGCCAAACAATATCGTAGAAACCGATATTGAATGTCCGACGTGTTCACGCCCTATGGGTATTCGTACTGCATCAACAGGTGTATTCCTGGGTTGTACCGGCTATGCACTGCCACCTAAAGAGCGTTGTAAGACAACGATCAACTTAGGTGACGAAGATGGCATTATTAACGTACTTGAAGAAGACGTTGAAACGGCGGCATTACGTGCGAAGAAGCGTTGTCCTAAATGTGACACTGCAATGGATGCTTACCTAATCGACCAAGATCGTAAATTACATGTTTGTGGTAATAACCCAAGCTGTGATGGTTACATCGTAGAGAAAGGTGAGTTTGTTCTTAAAGGCTATGACGGCCCAGTTATCGAGTGTGATAAGTGTGGTTCAGACATGGAGCTTAAGAACGGCCGTTTCGGTAAGTACATGGGTTGTACCAGCGAAGATTGTAAGAACACGCGTAAGATCCTTAAAAACGGTGAGATTGCTCCACCGAAAGAAGATCCAGTTCATTTACCTGAACTGCCGTGTACGCAAGATTCAAATGCTTACTTTGTATTGCGTGATGGTGCATCTGGTCTCTTTATGGCAGCAAGTACCTTCCCTAAATCGCGCGAAACACGTGCGCCATTAGTTGAAGAGCTGGTTCGCTTTAAAGATCGTTTGTCACCGAAGTTTACTTACTTAACGGATGCTCCAACGGAAGACCCTGATGGTCGCCCGACGGTGGTTCGCTTTAGTCGAAAGACCAAAGAAAACTACGTGCGTTCAGAAGTAGATGGCAAGCCATCTGGCTGGACTGGTTTATACATTGGCGGTAAGTGGGAAATTACCGACAAGCGTAAAAAACCGAAGAAAGAAAAAGAAGATGACGCTGAGTAA
- the miaE gene encoding tRNA isopentenyl-2-thiomethyl-A-37 hydroxylase MiaE, which translates to MISELLAPINQFLKASTPDEWINEARKPENLSVILRDHMLCELKAAQSAIFLIRKYAVDKESAQQLAEWVKPYEALAYKKTGTLESLRGKSNASKQITPRADCAYSQDLIDKMVLLIKEELHHFYQVLELMEKKGVSYELIDAGRYAKGLIKHVTSYEPDALIDKLIIGAFIEARSCERFAKLAPHLDKDIEKFYISLLRSEARHYQDYLTLAEQIAGKDISERIAYFASIEADLITSADTDFKFHSGTPA; encoded by the coding sequence ATGATTTCAGAACTATTAGCGCCAATAAACCAGTTTCTTAAAGCCTCTACGCCAGACGAATGGATTAATGAAGCTCGCAAGCCAGAGAACCTTTCCGTTATTTTGCGTGACCACATGTTGTGCGAATTAAAAGCCGCGCAAAGTGCAATCTTTCTTATTCGTAAATATGCAGTCGATAAAGAAAGTGCACAACAGCTGGCGGAATGGGTGAAACCCTACGAGGCCTTAGCGTATAAAAAGACAGGGACGCTTGAGTCTCTTCGAGGTAAAAGCAACGCGTCAAAACAAATAACGCCACGCGCAGACTGTGCTTACAGCCAAGATTTGATTGATAAGATGGTATTGCTGATCAAAGAAGAGCTGCACCACTTCTATCAGGTGTTAGAGCTAATGGAAAAGAAAGGCGTTAGCTATGAACTGATCGATGCGGGTCGTTATGCTAAAGGGCTTATCAAGCACGTTACCAGTTACGAGCCTGATGCCCTGATCGACAAGCTGATTATTGGCGCCTTCATCGAGGCTCGCTCGTGTGAACGTTTTGCCAAACTTGCGCCGCACCTTGATAAAGACATTGAGAAGTTTTATATCTCTTTATTGCGATCGGAAGCGCGCCACTATCAAGACTATCTCACACTCGCAGAGCAAATTGCAGGCAAAGACATTTCAGAGCGCATCGCATACTTTGCCAGCATCGAAGCTGATCTCATCACATCAGCCGATACAGACTTCAAATTCCATAGTGGTACACCAGCCTAA
- the cysB gene encoding HTH-type transcriptional regulator CysB, producing MKLQQLRYIVEVVNHNLNVSATAENLYTSQPGISKQVRLLEDELGIQIFERSGKHLTKVTTAGEEIVRISRDILSRVESIKAVAGEHTHPEMGTLNIATTHTQARYALPQVIQGFTARYPKVSLHMHQGTPSQIADAVGKGTTDFAIATEALHLYQDMIMLPCYHWNRSIVVKADHPLAQKDNITIHDLAAYSLVTYVFGFTGRSELDSAFNRSGLTPRIVFTATDADVIKTYVRLGIGVGVIASMAMDPVTDTDLVAIDASHIFEASTTKIGFKKGTFLRSYMYDFVERFAPHLTRNVVDQAVALKTNTEIESMFATMELPVR from the coding sequence ATGAAATTACAACAACTACGCTACATTGTTGAAGTTGTGAATCACAATTTGAATGTGTCAGCAACAGCAGAAAATTTATATACCTCACAACCCGGTATCAGTAAGCAGGTTCGCTTGCTTGAAGATGAATTGGGTATTCAAATATTTGAACGCAGCGGTAAGCACCTTACAAAGGTGACAACGGCTGGTGAAGAAATTGTACGTATTTCACGCGATATTTTATCTCGGGTTGAGAGCATCAAAGCCGTGGCGGGTGAGCATACCCATCCTGAAATGGGGACGCTGAATATCGCTACAACGCATACACAAGCACGTTATGCGTTACCACAAGTTATTCAAGGCTTTACCGCACGTTACCCTAAAGTGTCTTTACATATGCACCAAGGGACGCCGTCGCAAATTGCCGATGCAGTTGGGAAAGGAACGACCGACTTTGCTATCGCTACCGAAGCACTTCATCTGTATCAGGATATGATCATGTTACCGTGCTACCACTGGAATCGCTCCATTGTGGTTAAAGCTGATCACCCTCTAGCTCAAAAAGACAATATCACTATTCATGATTTGGCCGCATACTCATTAGTGACTTATGTATTTGGTTTTACAGGCCGTTCTGAACTAGATAGCGCGTTTAATCGCTCTGGTCTAACACCACGTATCGTCTTTACGGCAACAGATGCTGATGTAATAAAAACATATGTTCGATTAGGTATTGGTGTTGGTGTGATTGCCAGTATGGCGATGGATCCTGTGACGGACACTGATTTGGTCGCTATTGATGCTAGCCACATCTTTGAAGCGAGTACCACCAAGATAGGTTTCAAGAAAGGCACTTTCCTTCGTTCTTACATGTACGATTTCGTGGAGCGCTTTGCCCCCCATTTAACGCGTAATGTCGTTGATCAAGCGGTGGCACTGAAAACGAATACTGAAATCGAAAGCATGTTTGCCACCATGGAATTACCGGTACGTTAG